A stretch of Tripterygium wilfordii isolate XIE 37 chromosome 11, ASM1340144v1, whole genome shotgun sequence DNA encodes these proteins:
- the LOC120008940 gene encoding putative E3 ubiquitin-protein ligase UBR7 isoform X2, with translation MGYMKRQAIFSCMTCTPDGNAGMCTACSLSCHDGHEIVELWTKRRFRCDCGNSKFGEFSCKLFANKDVENAHNSYNHNFKGLYCTCDRPYPDPDVNEQVEMIQCCICEDWFHEVHLGLHSLHEIPRDEEGEPIYEDFICKSCSAACSFLTLYPQTIWVKGEQHDAAADEVTSSTSEGKNVLEDISSAEESRKLEKARGSRNSPNSNNLISMSEPVSAGKEVVIGESSKIIDTSQCTKNVTPSGPCLLGVDVAVVCPVSEGKPLFLSKNWRESLCRCEMCVDMYNQRGISYLLDKEDSIAEYEKTATQKREEKLQQREGAEVNFFNKLGHVEKMQILSGIADFKDEFRSFLENFDSSKPITSDDVLQIFENLRKKRQRVQ, from the exons ATGGGTTATATGAAGAGACAGGCAATTTTCTCATGTATGACATGCACACCAGATGGCAATGCTGGAATGTGCACTGCTTGCAGCTTGTCTTGTCATGATGGCCACGAG ATTGTGGAGCTGTGGACAAAGAGAAGATTTCGCTGTGACTGTGGAAATTCAAAATTTGGGGAGTTTTCCTGCAAGCTTTTTGCAAATAAGGATGTGGAAAATGCTCATAATTCATATAATCACAACTTCAAAGGTCTGTACTGTACTTGTGATCGGCCCTACCCTGATCCAGATGTTAATGAACAAGTAGAGATGATACAATGCTGTATCTGTGAGGACTGGTTCCATGAGGTGCATCTTGGTCTTCATTCTCTTCACGAG ATTCCTAGAGATGAGGAAGGAGAGCCAATATACGAGGATTTTATTTGCAAGTCATGTTCTGCCGCTTGTTCTTTTCTGACTCTATATCCTCAAACAATATGGGTGAAGGGAGAGCAACATGATGCTGCTGCCGATGAGGTTACTTCCAGTACTAGTGAGGGGAAAAATGTATTGGAGGATATTTCGTCAGCTGAGGAATCTAGGAAGCTTGAGAAAGCTCGTGGTTCTCGTAATTCTCCTAATAGCAATAATCTTATATCCATGTCTGAGCCTGTGTCTGCTGGGAAGGAGGTTGTTATTGGAGAAAGCTCTAAGATCATTGATACAAGccaatgcacaaaaaacgtTACTCCAAGTGGTCCTTGTCTTCTTGGAGTGGATGTGGCAGTTGTTTGCCCTGTTTCTGAAGGTAAACCACTTTTTCTCTCCAAAAACTGGAGGGAGTCCCTCTGCAGATGTGAAATGTGTGTTGATATGTACAACCAAAGGGGTATCAGTTATCTGCTTGACAAGGAGGACTCAATAGCGGAGTATGAAAAAACGGCAACACAAAAAAGGGAAGAGAAGTTGCAGCAACGGGAGGGTGCTGAGGTTAATTTCTTTAACAAACTTGGTCATGTGGAGAAAATGCAGATCCTGAGCGGCATTGCAGACTTCAAGGATGAGTTTCGTTCTTTCCTG GAGAATTTTGACTCATCTAAGCCCATCACCTCTGATGATGTTCTCCAGATTTTTGAGAATCTAAGAAAGAAACGCCAGCGCGTGCAGTGA
- the LOC120009372 gene encoding LOW QUALITY PROTEIN: probable serine/threonine-protein kinase WNK9 (The sequence of the model RefSeq protein was modified relative to this genomic sequence to represent the inferred CDS: inserted 2 bases in 1 codon), protein MNGLAHLEEPDDYSVFVEVDPTGRYGRYNEILGKGASKTVYRAFDEYEGIEVAWNQVKLYDFLQSPEDLERLYCEIHLLKTLKHENIMKFYTSWVDTANRNINFVTEMFTSGTLRQYRLKHKRVNIRAVKHWCRQILRGLLYLHSRDPPVIHRDLKCDNIFVNGNQGEVKIGDLGLAAILRKSHAAHCVGTPEFMAPEVYEEAYNELVDIYSFGMCVLEMVTFEYPYSECTHPAQIYKKVISGKKPDALYKVKDPEVRQFVEKCLATVSLRHSARELLNDPFLCMDDFESNLRPLDYTSEFHDMGPLLRQPYPEFHHHNSSFTNGYSNGYGYGYGYGYESQAEWGYQPTETEHSGIELFEYHDNDHSPNVDISIKGKKRDDGGIFLRLRIADKEGPIRNIYFPFDIETDTALSVATEMVAELDITDQDVTKIADMIDGEIASLVPEWRTGPGIEETPRFTNQNYCQNCASNRTSNGSLMEYLSNNPGTRNLELLQCCIHGCAASMHGRFEEITFQVDESENEIEGAPNPLNYVEIWNQHESRELSPVYSGRSHSDEEYEKLNHLSSAKDEEETKLESKIASGARKSVHSLARCRSIYDVPSLLYDLSDGYENEIQQELRWLKAKYQMELRKVKDKKLGLVSESSSCGNWFMSSSGSNPSQGGANGIVIESLDCGKYVSANIPAYVKKSYPNLESQMPRNCAAMKEPQLAKDXWSLQTVSTIVLHCFQTLFTGQHPSQLMLLMYRICKAIHSFMQLIYTPYRGCVYDYGGERFFEGFRHCLYYVHYPFNTKQWE, encoded by the exons ATGAATGGTCTCGCACATCTTGAGGAGCCAGATGATTATTCTGTGTTTGTTGAAGTTGATCCTACTGGAAGATATGGCAGA TACAATGAAATCCTCGGCAAAGGAGCTTCGAAGACAGT TTACAGAGCCTTTGACGAGTATGAAGGGATTGAAGTTGCTTGGAACCAAGTCAAGCTTTACGATTTCCTTCAAAGTCCCGAAGATCTTGAAAGACTCTACTGTGAAATCCATCTACTCAAGACATTGAAGCACGAGAACATTATGAAGTTCTACACTTCTTGGGTTGATACTGCGAATAGGAACATTAACTTTGTGACTGAAATGTTCACTTCTGGGACTTTGAGACA ATATAGGCTAAAGCACAAGAGAGTTAACATTAGAGCGGTCAAGCATTGGTGTAGACAGATCCTGAGAGGACTTCTCTACCTTCATAGCCGTGACCCTCCTGTGATCCACAGAGATCTGAAGTGTGACAACATCTTTGTCAATGGGAACCAAGGGGAAGTGAAGATTGGGGATCTTGGCCTTGCTGCGATTCTCCGGAAATCACATGCTGCTCATTGTGTTG GCACACCAGAGTTCATGGCTCCAGAAGTGTATGAAGAGGCATATAATGAATTAGTTGACATTTACTCATTTGGGATGTGCGTTTTGGAAATGGTCACCTTTGAATATCCATATAGTGAATGTACCCATCCTGCTCAAATCTACAAGAAAGTTATATCT GGTAAGAAACCTGATGCTTTGTACAAGGTGAAGGATCCAGAAGTCAGACAATTTGTTGAAAAGTGCTTGGCAACTGTGTCTCTGAGGCACTCAGCAAGAGAGTTGTTGAATGACCCGTTCCTTTGTATGGATGATTTCgaatccaatttgagaccactGGATTACACGAGTGAGTTCCATGACATGGGTCCTCTTCTGAGGCAACCTTACCCTGAATTTCATCACCATAATAGTTCCTTCACTAATGGATACTCAAatggttatggttatggttatggttatggttatgaATCCCAAGCCGAATGGGGGTATCAGCCAACTGAGACTGAACACAGTGGAATCGAACTTTTTGAATACCATGACAATGATCATTCTCCAAATGTCGACATAAGTatcaaaggaaagaagagagacgATGGTGGCATCTTTTTAAGACTCAGAATTGCTGATAAAGAAG GCCCTATCCGTAATATATATTTCCCATTTGACATTGAAACTGATACGGCATTGAGTGTGGCAACTGAAATGGTTGCAGAACTTGATATTACTGATCAAGATGTGACAAAAATAGCAGATATGATTGATGGGGAGATTGCTTCCTTGGTGCCTGAATGGAGAACTGGACCAGGGATAGAAGAAACACCCCGCTTTACTAATCAAAACTATTGCCAAAACTGTGCTTCGAATCGTACTTCCAACGGTTCCCTGATGGAATATTTGTCAAATAATCCTGGCACAAGGAACTTGGAACTCCTTCAATGTTGTATACATGGATGTGCTGCTTCAATGCATGGTCGGTTTGAAGAGATTACATTTCAAGTTGATGAATCTGAGAATGAGATTGAGGGTGCACCAAATCCATTGAATTATGTGGAAATATGGAATCAACATGAAAGCCGTGAACTTAGTCCAGTGTACTCTGGACGAAGCCACTCTGATGAAGAATATGAAAAGTTGAACCACCTTAGCTCAGCAAAGGATGAGGAAGAAACGAAACTGGAAAGCAAAATTGCTTCCGGTGCAAGAAAATCAGTTCATTCCTTGGCACGTTGTCGATCAATCTATGACGTTCCTTCATTGCTATATGACCTCTCAGACGGTTATGAGAATGAAATACAGCAGGAACTTAGATGGCTTAAAGCAAAGTACCAGATGGAGTTGAGGAAAGTTAAAGATAAAAAACTGGGGCTTGTTTCAGAATCCTCAAGTTGTGGCAACTGGTTCATGTCATCTTCGGGATCAAACCCATCTCAAGGAGGTGCCAATGGAATTGTCATTGAATCCTTAGACTGTGGCAAGTATGTGAGTGCCAACATCCCTGCTTATGTGAAGAAAAGCTACCCCAATTTGGAATCCCAAATGCCCCGAAATTGTGCCGCGATGAAGGAGCCCCAATTAGCTAAGGA ATGGTCACTACAAACTGTTTCTACAATAGTGCTCCATTGCTTCCAAACTCTCTTCACAGGACAACATCCCTCCCAGTTGATGCTGTTGATGTATAGAATCTGTAAGGCCATTCATTCTTTCATGCAACTTATATATACTCCTTATAGAGGCTGCGTGTATGATTATGGGGGGGAGAGGTTTTTTGAGGGTTTTAGGCATTGCTTGTATTATGTACATTATCCATTCAACACAAAACAATGGGAATAA
- the LOC120008774 gene encoding uncharacterized protein LOC120008774, translated as MAFAYVASGIGSAPYLLKQPSASETENAYVYNLSAHEKILQNYSKVMNYIKDVWLTPYKEMFIFAWIGTYMHFGNLTTNRAESQHSKLKRYLGTPQSDLESAVSSIHQLIHDQFTTIKASLEKSKKNVQHRFKTDLFLELWGFVSVDALNLIWLEFEWSKVIGEDIYSCGCKLRTSNGLPCAHELAIYTNEDRPIPLACIDKFWKKLDLLPSVSPINDDIDFVKTNIRGRPSSKKKIDKSTRCNQYAFDFVQHDLNHSQDPVRHNSSLVRPSAKKKVDRSTSGDASAFEFVQQEDFCYSQELDVRAYGNCGFRAIAGLRGFGEDAWVNVWQNLIDELRTFWAEYVELFGGYDRTCSIYNSLNFCSEQCLTFLPLRSMPPPPHEHVIVTIGFVNNNHFVQVVLTNGYPMAPIMVQ; from the exons ATGGCTTTTGCCTATGTGGCTTCAGGAATTGGATCTGCCCCATACCTTTTAAAGCAGCCCAGTGCATCAG AAACCGAGAATGCGTATGTGTACAATTTATCTGCTCATGAGAAGATTTTACAAAACTACTCCAAAGTTATGAATTatattaaagatgtatggttgacgccatataaggagatgttcaTATTCGCCTGGATAGGCACCTACATGCATTTTGGCAACCTGACTACTAACAGAGCCGAGAGTCAGCATTCGAAGTTGAAACGATACTTGGGAACACCTCAATCAGACTTGGAGTCAGCAGTGTCGTCTATTCATCAGCTCATCCATGATCAGTTCACAACAATAAAAGCTAGTTtggagaaaagcaaaaaaaatgtcCAACATCGATTCAAAACAGACCTATTCCTAGAATTATGGGGTTTTGTCTCAGTGGATgcgttgaatctgatttggttgGAATTTGAATGGTCTAAAGTTATTGGTGAAGATATCTACTCTTGTGGATGTAAACTTCGTACAAGTAATGGACTGCCATGTGCGCATGAGCTTGCAATATACACGAATGAAGATCGTCCTATACCACTTGCTTGCATTGATaagttttggaaaaaacttgacttattgCCAAGTGTTTCACCTATCAATGATGATATCGATT TTGTTAAGACAAATATTCGTGGACGCCCCtcctcaaagaagaaaatagacaAATCAACTCGTTGTAATCAGTATGCATTCGATTTTGTTCAGCACGATTTGAATCATTCTCAGGATCCAGTTAGACACAATAGTTCATTAGTTCGCCCCTCcgcaaagaagaaagtagacagATCTACTAGTGGTGATGCATCTGCATTCGAGTTCGTTCAGCAAGAAGATTTTTGTTATTCTCAGGAATTAG ATGTAAGAGCTTATGGGAATTGTGGCTTCCGGGCTATTGCTGGATTACGTGGTTTTGGAGAGGATGCATGGGTAAACGTctggcaaaacttgattgacgAGTTGAGAACATTTTGGGCAGAGTATGTTGAACTATTTGGTGGCTATGATCGGACATGTTCCATTTACAACTCACTAAACTTCTG TTCTGAACaatgtttgacatttttgccactACGATCAATGCCTCCACCGCCGCATGAACATGTTATTGTCACTATCGGGTTTGTTAAcaataatcactttgtccaAGTTGTCTTGACAAACGGTTATCCGATGGCTCCCATTATGGTTCAGTAG
- the LOC120008940 gene encoding putative E3 ubiquitin-protein ligase UBR7 isoform X1 — MAGIFDDELYQTLTIYEYIDKVDAEELEADLVLGGDEGKECTYAMGYMKRQAIFSCMTCTPDGNAGMCTACSLSCHDGHEIVELWTKRRFRCDCGNSKFGEFSCKLFANKDVENAHNSYNHNFKGLYCTCDRPYPDPDVNEQVEMIQCCICEDWFHEVHLGLHSLHEIPRDEEGEPIYEDFICKSCSAACSFLTLYPQTIWVKGEQHDAAADEVTSSTSEGKNVLEDISSAEESRKLEKARGSRNSPNSNNLISMSEPVSAGKEVVIGESSKIIDTSQCTKNVTPSGPCLLGVDVAVVCPVSEGKPLFLSKNWRESLCRCEMCVDMYNQRGISYLLDKEDSIAEYEKTATQKREEKLQQREGAEVNFFNKLGHVEKMQILSGIADFKDEFRSFLENFDSSKPITSDDVLQIFENLRKKRQRVQ; from the exons GAAGCTGATTTAGTTTTAGGAGGAGATGAAGGCAAGGAGTGTACCTATGCCATGGGTTATATGAAGAGACAGGCAATTTTCTCATGTATGACATGCACACCAGATGGCAATGCTGGAATGTGCACTGCTTGCAGCTTGTCTTGTCATGATGGCCACGAG ATTGTGGAGCTGTGGACAAAGAGAAGATTTCGCTGTGACTGTGGAAATTCAAAATTTGGGGAGTTTTCCTGCAAGCTTTTTGCAAATAAGGATGTGGAAAATGCTCATAATTCATATAATCACAACTTCAAAGGTCTGTACTGTACTTGTGATCGGCCCTACCCTGATCCAGATGTTAATGAACAAGTAGAGATGATACAATGCTGTATCTGTGAGGACTGGTTCCATGAGGTGCATCTTGGTCTTCATTCTCTTCACGAG ATTCCTAGAGATGAGGAAGGAGAGCCAATATACGAGGATTTTATTTGCAAGTCATGTTCTGCCGCTTGTTCTTTTCTGACTCTATATCCTCAAACAATATGGGTGAAGGGAGAGCAACATGATGCTGCTGCCGATGAGGTTACTTCCAGTACTAGTGAGGGGAAAAATGTATTGGAGGATATTTCGTCAGCTGAGGAATCTAGGAAGCTTGAGAAAGCTCGTGGTTCTCGTAATTCTCCTAATAGCAATAATCTTATATCCATGTCTGAGCCTGTGTCTGCTGGGAAGGAGGTTGTTATTGGAGAAAGCTCTAAGATCATTGATACAAGccaatgcacaaaaaacgtTACTCCAAGTGGTCCTTGTCTTCTTGGAGTGGATGTGGCAGTTGTTTGCCCTGTTTCTGAAGGTAAACCACTTTTTCTCTCCAAAAACTGGAGGGAGTCCCTCTGCAGATGTGAAATGTGTGTTGATATGTACAACCAAAGGGGTATCAGTTATCTGCTTGACAAGGAGGACTCAATAGCGGAGTATGAAAAAACGGCAACACAAAAAAGGGAAGAGAAGTTGCAGCAACGGGAGGGTGCTGAGGTTAATTTCTTTAACAAACTTGGTCATGTGGAGAAAATGCAGATCCTGAGCGGCATTGCAGACTTCAAGGATGAGTTTCGTTCTTTCCTG GAGAATTTTGACTCATCTAAGCCCATCACCTCTGATGATGTTCTCCAGATTTTTGAGAATCTAAGAAAGAAACGCCAGCGCGTGCAGTGA